TGAGCACGGGTCCACGCAGCGGCCACACCAGTTGCCCCTGCTGCGCCACTGCACCCGAGCCTGGCGCCGGGTTCCCCGGCACCGGCGGCGGCGGCGACACGCGCAGCACCTGACCCACCGTCACGCTGGCGTTGGGCTGAAGGCCGTTCCAGCGCGCCAGATCCTGTGGACGTTGTCCATAAGCGGCAGCAATGCCCGGCAGCGTGTCGCCAGGATTCACGCGATAGTAGCCGGCGGCCACCGCCCCGGTTGGCGCGCCGTTGGTCTGGTACCCCCCCGAAGTATTGTCGTAGGATGTTCCGCCCCACGGCATCGTCGTGCAACCACTGAGCGCGGCCGCGATGGAAACAGCAATCAGAACCTGTGTAGCTGCACGTTGCGACTTTTCTGTCATCTGATAATCCTCGGCACGTGAGTCAATCAATCTTCAAGCGTCGGCGTGACAAACATGAGGCCCGCCAACGTCAAACGCTACCCTCGGACTCGACCACGAGAATGCGCGCCTCGCCCACCGGATGCGCAACGTGTTCGGTCCCGACCGATGCGTAGAAGACATCGCCTGTCT
The sequence above is drawn from the Paraburkholderia phenazinium genome and encodes:
- a CDS encoding peptidoglycan DD-metalloendopeptidase family protein translates to MTEKSQRAATQVLIAVSIAAALSGCTTMPWGGTSYDNTSGGYQTNGAPTGAVAAGYYRVNPGDTLPGIAAAYGQRPQDLARWNGLQPNASVTVGQVLRVSPPPPVPGNPAPGSGAVAQQGQLVWPLRGPVLRPFMPGSTKGIVIGGRIGDPVKAAAAGRVVYAGTGIEAYGPLIIIKHSDSLITAYGQNSTLLVKEGDAVTQGQTIGEVGADSRGIGSIQFEVRQDGHPVDPLNWLPKTGG